The following coding sequences lie in one Flagellimonas eckloniae genomic window:
- a CDS encoding tetratricopeptide repeat protein — protein MALDANEYPEKSISKFESMLKTDDVYFFDAEDFEEIIHHYLNNGKISLGKKAIQIGLEQHPNSLELKLLRVEVLVFEDKYEEAGKILDKLQNIDANNEEIYIQRANIQSKQDNHQEAINLLLEALHLTDDSFDIHSLLGMEYLFIDDFEKAKRSFMRCLEFDETDYSSLYNVVYCFEFLEDFDGAIHYLNDYLQRNPYCEVAWHQLGKLYNTKELYKEAITAFDFAIISDDSFIGAYFEKGKVLEKLGKYNEAIENYETTISIEDPTSHAYLRMGKCHEKLGNNDLAKYYYYNTVHEDPLLDKGWLAITDFYYKLENYDKALYYVNKAINIDGENPLYWKKSAKIYFALNNFDEADFAYKQAVDLGNYELDTWENWADTLRKLGDFSSAAHVLIQGIEFYPENAALLYKLAGVYLKNDKILNAKEKLSEAMQLDIQKLQIFEDEFPEFNNIKWLKTLVCEIKKTST, from the coding sequence ATGGCGTTAGATGCTAACGAATATCCTGAAAAATCCATCAGTAAATTTGAGTCTATGCTCAAAACAGACGATGTCTATTTTTTTGATGCGGAAGACTTTGAAGAAATCATTCACCACTATTTAAACAACGGAAAAATATCTTTAGGCAAAAAGGCCATTCAAATTGGCTTGGAACAACATCCCAACTCACTGGAATTAAAATTGTTGCGGGTAGAGGTTTTAGTTTTTGAAGATAAATACGAAGAGGCTGGAAAGATATTGGACAAACTTCAAAACATTGATGCAAACAACGAGGAAATCTATATTCAGCGTGCGAACATTCAATCCAAACAAGATAACCACCAGGAAGCAATAAACCTTCTTTTGGAAGCATTGCATTTGACTGATGACAGCTTCGATATTCATTCACTTTTAGGAATGGAATATCTTTTTATAGATGATTTTGAAAAGGCCAAACGTAGTTTCATGAGGTGTCTTGAATTTGATGAAACCGATTATTCATCGCTATACAATGTAGTGTACTGTTTTGAATTTTTAGAGGATTTTGATGGTGCAATTCATTATTTGAACGATTATCTACAGCGCAATCCTTATTGCGAAGTAGCTTGGCACCAATTGGGCAAATTGTACAACACCAAAGAACTGTATAAAGAAGCTATAACAGCATTTGACTTTGCCATTATTTCCGATGATTCCTTCATTGGGGCATATTTTGAGAAAGGAAAAGTACTTGAAAAACTGGGCAAGTACAATGAGGCCATAGAAAATTATGAAACTACAATATCCATTGAAGATCCAACATCGCATGCCTATTTGCGGATGGGGAAATGTCATGAAAAATTAGGGAATAACGATTTGGCAAAATATTATTATTACAACACTGTGCATGAGGACCCATTGTTAGACAAGGGTTGGCTGGCCATTACTGATTTTTATTACAAGCTTGAGAATTACGACAAAGCACTTTACTACGTAAACAAGGCCATTAATATTGATGGGGAAAATCCTTTATATTGGAAAAAAAGCGCTAAAATCTATTTTGCCCTAAACAATTTTGATGAGGCAGATTTTGCCTATAAACAAGCAGTTGATTTGGGTAATTACGAACTGGATACTTGGGAAAATTGGGCGGATACGCTCAGGAAATTGGGTGATTTTAGCTCTGCTGCGCATGTATTGATTCAAGGTATTGAGTTTTACCCAGAAAATGCAGCGCTTCTTTACAAATTGGCAGGGGTCTATCTAAAGAACGATAAGATTTTGAATGCCAAAGAAAAATTATCGGAAGCCATGCAACTTGATATTCAAAAATTACAAATATTTGAAGATGAGTTCCCAGAATTCAACAATATAAAATGGTTGAAAACCTTAGTTTGTGAAATTAAGAAAACCTCT
- a CDS encoding aspartate aminotransferase family protein, translated as MLKDDFFTYQAQTTPHPLGLEISHAKGSYIYDNKGNAHLDFVAGVSACSLGHCHPRVINAVKDQIEKYMHVMVYGEYIQQPAIEFTKLLASLLPQNLETTYLVNSGTEAIEGAIKLARRYTGRSQLISAHNAYHGNTMGSLSIMGYEERKSAFRPLIPDVSFINFNDETDLEKITEQTAAVILETIQGGAGFIQPINGYLAKVRKRCDAVGALLILDEIQPGFGRTGKLFAFEHFNCVPDILVIGKGMASGLPVGAFVASKAMMKTLQNEPKLGHITTFGGNPVIAAASLATLQELIENQIIESTLVKEKLFRKLLVHPLIKEIRGKGLMLALLLKSKEIANYLVLTAAKEKLILFWLLFEPKAVRISPPLTISEKEIAKGCSQIIKILDSYKPPSVN; from the coding sequence ATGCTAAAAGATGATTTTTTTACATATCAGGCCCAAACTACCCCACACCCTCTAGGCCTAGAAATTTCTCATGCCAAAGGCAGTTATATCTACGACAACAAGGGCAATGCACATTTAGATTTTGTGGCGGGAGTCTCTGCATGTAGTTTAGGACATTGTCATCCGCGAGTGATAAATGCTGTGAAAGATCAGATAGAAAAGTACATGCATGTAATGGTTTATGGCGAATATATTCAACAACCTGCCATTGAATTCACCAAGTTATTGGCTTCACTTCTGCCACAGAATCTAGAAACCACGTATTTGGTAAATTCAGGAACCGAAGCCATAGAAGGTGCTATAAAACTTGCCCGAAGATATACAGGACGTTCCCAACTTATATCAGCCCACAATGCATATCATGGAAACACCATGGGCAGTCTTAGTATTATGGGGTATGAAGAACGAAAAAGTGCGTTTAGACCTTTAATTCCAGACGTAAGTTTTATCAACTTTAATGATGAAACGGATTTGGAAAAAATAACGGAACAAACCGCTGCCGTAATATTGGAAACCATTCAAGGAGGGGCAGGATTTATTCAGCCCATTAATGGATATCTGGCAAAAGTTAGAAAGCGTTGTGATGCTGTTGGAGCATTGCTGATATTGGATGAAATTCAGCCTGGTTTTGGAAGGACCGGTAAGCTATTTGCGTTTGAACACTTTAATTGTGTTCCAGATATTCTTGTCATTGGAAAAGGTATGGCTTCTGGATTGCCGGTGGGTGCATTTGTAGCATCAAAAGCCATGATGAAAACCCTGCAAAATGAACCAAAGTTGGGTCATATCACCACATTTGGCGGAAATCCAGTTATTGCAGCTGCCAGCTTGGCAACCTTACAAGAACTTATTGAAAATCAAATAATTGAATCAACTTTGGTTAAAGAAAAGTTATTTCGCAAGCTTTTGGTACATCCTTTGATTAAAGAAATAAGAGGTAAAGGTTTAATGCTTGCCCTACTATTGAAGAGCAAGGAAATTGCGAACTATTTGGTACTAACGGCGGCGAAGGAAAAGCTTATCCTTTTTTGGTTGCTTTTTGAGCCGAAAGCAGTAAGAATCTCTCCACCATTGACCATTTCGGAGAAAGAAATTGCCAAAGGATGTAGCCAAATAATCAAAATTCTAGATAGCTATAAACCTCCCTCTGTTAACTAA